In Gossypium arboreum isolate Shixiya-1 chromosome 3, ASM2569848v2, whole genome shotgun sequence, the sequence GACCGTTCTAAGCTCGGCATTGCTTCTAATGATAAAGGAGAAGATCTCAAAGACCACATGGGTCTTATTGCTTGCACTTAGAAGGTATCTTTTCATGACCCAAACTAGATTAAAGAGTGCTTAATGAAACTTTTTTAAAGATTCATGTTTCAACAACAATAAGTTGTTCTAAACAGTACAATTGTTTAAAGATTGTAAGCAGCCTGGAAGTAAACTTCGTTTTCTAGATAGCTTCAACTTGGATTATTTTCGATTTTACGATCAATTGTCAAGTTATATACCTACGTTCGAGTACCATCTATGTAAACCATGTTTAATCGTGAGTTGAATTGTTTGTACGAATTAAATATTCAATTTAGAGCTTATATACCTATGTTCGAGTACCATCTATGCAAACCATGTTTAATGGTGAGTCGAGTTAGTTTTACGAATTAATTATTCAGCTTGAGCTTCCTTGTGCATCCAAGGATAGCTTTTAGTGCAAGTAATTATAACTTTTAAATTCATAATCAAGAATTTGAGGGTATCTAAGTAAAAGTACCATAGAGGCCCTTATACTAgaagttagattgtattttgtcATCTCTTctcaaaaaatgagaaaattaataCATGTACGTTAAATATAAGAGAAAATTTATGATTCTATTAAAAATTAGTCTTTGTATGACAATATGCAATATACGTAGCATGCCGCATGTCACTGTCTTATTGTTTCGTCAGCCatgttaatttttaatagtacaaatgagtgaaaattttaattgaaattacTAGTTTGCTCTTTGATTCAGGGTGCAGAgattaatttgcccattttttgcgTAGTGGGTAAAATGAAATCTAATTCTAGTACAAGAGCCTCTATGAGACTTTTACCTAGTATATGAGTATCCCACATCTAAtgatgatgattttgtgaaaagttttttgttaataatttttttttcggaTGTAAAATTGAAATAAGATTCGAATGAAAAATGATTGTCAAAACTTTGTACGAACTTGAAATAACTTGAAAATATCGTAAAACACGTACAAACCTGAAATGTCTCAAACTTAATATGCTTAAGGTCGGACACGAAATAATCCAAGGTCTAAAATATCTCATTATTTTTAACCAGACAAAACCCACACCGAAAACAATAAGAAATTACCTATCTAACCCGGAATCATatgaaaattttcccaaaaagggaaaaaaataatCCAAgcttattattagtacatgaaaacATATGATTTTTGTGTAGTCTTTAAAGGATTAGCTGCTCATAACATGTAGAAAGCAGCCATGAGGAGCAATAGAAGGTGATAAATTATGATTATCTCGGAAACTGAATTGGCCGCACTAGTAGTAGCAGTAGTAGTAGCCGTAGCGTAGTTTCCTTCAGCTGTATTGGTTGTTAGGACAACAACTATCCAGTCTCCTTCGGAACCGATCCCGATTCCTGTATACTTGGTTTCATTGAGGTTTTCGGAGTATTGAGACTGCGTAAAATTAGTGAGCACAAGACTAGGAGCCAGGTTCGGAACACAAGCAGGCATTACTGCTCCGTCCCTTGTGACAGAAACATTCAAATGGCATTTGGCTAAAATGTTTGGATAGTTGGCAAACTGTGGTTCGGTGCCTGGGACTGTGTTGGCGCCTGTGGAGTTTGTGCAAGGTTGGTTCTTGAATTCTTCGGCTAGTTCATCGGCAAGGCACTCGGCGTTCTCATTTGTTGTTAGGCTTGTCAAGTTTAACGAAGCTCGGTAACTATTGATGCCTTTAAGAAGATCATCTTCCTCATCTGTTGATTGTCGAGACGAAATCTGATGATTAGATACGTATTGCAGATgctaacaaagtaaatgcaaGACAGTGCAACTCATGAAGTTACTCAAAAATCGAACCGATTAATCCATAACAAGGCGAGTCATGTTACAGTATACGAGAAAAACATTTCTTATATCAACATGATTCATTCAACTTCACAAACACTTTCCTCATGAACATCATCTTAGAATGGGGGAACTAGTAACTGTTTTCTGCAGTCAGAGAGTAACACGAAAACTTCTAGTTCCAAGAGAGAACTGAAGGACTGGCAATCTCAAACCCAGATTCTAGCAATATGGCAACACACAACATACATTTACACGAATCAAGAGATAGTAACTGAGAGAATAATAATAGCAGAACCGACCTTCCGAAGACCCTGACATACACATCAATTATGGCAAAACAAAAACAAGTTCAATCTAGGAGATCTGCTCAAGATCCTTCGAGTGGGGGCCTATATGAACCACAATTTGCTAGTTCATGTTAGCCTATTTCAGATTAGGAGCTCTCTTCAACAAGCTCCATATACATATATCGTAAATCAAAGGTTCATTACAAGATAAGAACCATAACAAGGGCAAGACATTATCGATAGAAGTAGGTTTTCCCGTGAACCGCCGGAAATACAATCCGTAACTCTTTAACAGACTTCAGTTTCAGACAAAACAGGAGAGCTATAAAGATGATGCCGATAATTACCTTGCGGTTGTTCTCATTAGCTAGATTTTCTCACTGaccggacatacccaaaacggcATTACACTTTAAGTTCAAACCAAGCTTTGAATGTAAATACTTGAACCTATTACCTCAAATCTTCTTTTAAGGGACTGAAATAACACTAAGTATGAACTTCCACAAGTTGCTAAGCCAGTAAATTTCCAACAAAGTTCTAATGCCGGATCTATTCAATGTCGATATAGATCAAGTTTTTCATGTAACTTTATGTTCTAATCCGACCAAGAACAAGAAACAAGTAACGATGACAAGCAGGATGAATTGCAACTATCCATGTTCTTCAAACAACAAAAGACCAACAAAGAAAGGCTATAACAGAACACCAATTGAAACACATTTAGGTAAAtaattagacaaaaaaaaaacctaCAAGATGCATCCAAATGGGTTCATAAATATGGATTTGCAAGCAGAACATATAagaaaaaatgggaaaaaaaagaaGCTAATACCTGCATTGAATAACCACTTAAGAAGAGTAAAATTTACACAGATTTCAGAGAAATTAACAAGGTCAATGGTCAAACAACACTGCTTAAGCAACAAAGCAAAGCACCCAGATCCAGAAAGTTAAAAGaagcaaaaaaagaagaaaggttACCATTGTCACAGAAAACAGGGGAGATGATGAAGAGAATGGAAAGGAGCAATGGGAAGAAAAAAGAGATCTTTGAAAATGCCATTGCTTGATGATGATGGTGAGGATGGTGAGATATTTGAGATGGGAAGTTTTTGTCTGAAAGGAGAGTGTGTCTGAGGTGGAAGCTTTGTCTGAAAGACGAGGTATGACCAAGAGGGACCGACACAGAGATCACAACAGAGTTTTCAGACCTTAGCCTTTCCTTTTGGGGTAAACTACACTCCAACCactaaactattaataagtttacgATTTGGTCATTCAATTTCAAACGGGTACAAAATCatcattgaactatttgaaaattttcaattaaattattaaactatttgaatatttttattttagtcactaggttgttaagtttttttttttcaaaatctggCTAGTGAGCTCCAAGAGACGATTTAT encodes:
- the LOC108475433 gene encoding uncharacterized GPI-anchored protein At3g06035-like, with protein sequence MAFSKISFFFPLLLSILFIISPVFCDNDEEDDLLKGINSYRASLNLTSLTTNENAECLADELAEEFKNQPCTNSTGANTVPGTEPQFANYPNILAKCHLNVSVTRDGAVMPACVPNLAPSLVLTNFTQSQYSENLNETKYTGIGIGSEGDWIVVVLTTNTAEGNYATATTTATTSAANSVSEIIIIYHLLLLLMAAFYML